In the Chroococcidiopsis sp. SAG 2025 genome, one interval contains:
- a CDS encoding GNAT family N-acetyltransferase — translation MNVDKDVYLKLIPCIPEIHGEFVRSLTRENFYDIISRTIGWNEELDRQEPRFPERYSMVQSQGGIVGFFCIRDARDHLYLHTIQLISSYRNKGYGTLLLQQIEEIARSKNLLRIRLSVFKENTVQKLYRRLGYQLIDEDEYFIRMEKMLQGCRVRY, via the coding sequence ATGAATGTAGATAAAGATGTATATTTGAAGCTTATTCCTTGTATTCCAGAAATACATGGGGAATTCGTGCGATCCCTGACTAGAGAAAATTTTTACGATATTATCAGCCGTACCATTGGCTGGAATGAAGAGTTGGATCGGCAGGAACCACGTTTTCCCGAACGATATTCAATGGTACAGTCACAAGGGGGAATCGTTGGTTTCTTCTGTATTCGAGATGCAAGAGATCATCTCTATCTCCACACAATTCAACTAATATCTTCATATCGTAATAAGGGATATGGTACGCTCTTGTTACAACAAATTGAAGAAATTGCTAGATCAAAAAATTTATTGCGGATTCGTCTAAGTGTTTTTAAAGAAAATACAGTACAAAAGCTTTATCGTAGACTTGGCTATCAACTTATAGATGAGGATGAATACTTTATCCGTATGGAAAAGATGCTTCAGGGATGTAGGGTGCGTTACTGA
- a CDS encoding ABC transporter ATP-binding protein gives MTISAPGTQPIRHRRRQNDWRLFLRLIPYGRRHGRILLVSTILLVPVAIANAVQPILIGQAISLIRKEPNTYDFLKNLPLGQGLQILEGLLLLTVVVRLIFTGVQGYLVQKAGQQMTADIRNDLFAHVTSLAVRFFDRTPVGKLITRLTSDVEALGDVFTTGAIGIISDLFSMLVILVLMFQQQWQLALMLLLMLFPVTGLIIFFQQQYRKANYKAREELSLLNSTLQENISGINVVQMFRREQFNAELFRATNLNYIREVDKTIFHDSAVSATLEWVALVAVAGVLWLGGIFILQERLEFGVLAAFILFAQRLFDPLRQFAEKFTAIQAGFTAVERISDILDEPIEIRDPVREGSREQGAGSREKRAEGAEGAEGEKTTLNRQPSSRSVVPVFTANQLPITNYQLSTTQVGEIRFEHVWFAYKNDDYVIKDLDFTIRPGEKIALVGPTGAGKSSIIRLLCRLYEPTRGRILVDGVDIRDIPQAELRCRMGVILQEGFIFAGDVKSNITLGDTYTFDEIRAAAENTNVAQFIEQLPQGYDTQLRERGTNLSSGQKQLLAFARAAIRNPHILVLDEATASLDVGTEAYIQDALERLLEGRTSIIIAHRLSTIRNVDRIFVLKRGELVESGTHEELIQLGGLYAGLHQLQMLGT, from the coding sequence ATGACCATATCAGCGCCAGGAACCCAACCCATAAGACATCGCCGCCGCCAGAATGATTGGCGATTGTTCCTGAGATTAATTCCTTACGGTCGCCGTCACGGTCGGATATTGTTGGTTTCTACGATTTTGCTAGTTCCAGTCGCGATCGCCAATGCCGTTCAACCAATTTTGATCGGTCAAGCGATCTCCCTCATTCGTAAAGAACCAAATACCTACGATTTTCTCAAAAATCTACCTCTGGGGCAGGGTTTACAAATTCTGGAAGGTTTGTTGCTGTTAACAGTGGTAGTTCGTCTAATCTTCACAGGAGTGCAGGGCTACCTAGTGCAAAAAGCGGGACAACAAATGACAGCAGATATTCGTAACGATTTATTTGCACACGTTACATCTTTAGCAGTTCGCTTTTTCGATCGTACTCCTGTGGGAAAATTAATTACTCGCTTAACAAGCGATGTGGAAGCATTGGGAGATGTTTTCACAACTGGAGCAATAGGTATTATTAGCGATCTATTCTCTATGTTGGTAATTTTAGTTCTCATGTTTCAGCAACAGTGGCAACTCGCTTTAATGCTGTTGTTGATGCTATTTCCAGTCACGGGATTAATTATTTTCTTTCAGCAGCAATATCGTAAAGCCAATTATAAAGCTAGAGAAGAACTATCTTTACTCAATTCCACCTTACAAGAGAATATTTCTGGGATTAACGTCGTACAGATGTTTCGCCGCGAACAATTCAACGCCGAACTATTTCGCGCTACGAATTTAAACTATATTCGTGAGGTAGATAAAACGATCTTTCACGATTCAGCAGTATCGGCAACTTTAGAATGGGTGGCTTTAGTAGCAGTTGCAGGAGTACTCTGGTTGGGTGGTATTTTTATTTTGCAAGAAAGATTAGAATTTGGCGTTCTTGCTGCATTTATTCTATTTGCCCAACGATTATTCGATCCTTTACGCCAGTTTGCTGAAAAATTTACCGCAATTCAAGCCGGATTTACGGCTGTTGAGCGCATCAGCGATATTTTAGACGAACCAATTGAGATTCGCGATCCTGTGCGGGAAGGGAGCAGGGAGCAGGGAGCAGGGAGCAGGGAGAAGAGAGCTGAGGGAGCTGAGGGAGCTGAGGGAGAAAAAACAACACTCAACCGTCAACCGTCTTCACGCAGTGTAGTGCCAGTGTTTACTGCCAACCAATTACCAATTACCAACTACCAATTATCAACTACCCAAGTAGGAGAAATCCGTTTTGAACACGTTTGGTTTGCCTATAAAAATGACGATTATGTGATTAAAGATTTAGATTTTACGATTCGTCCAGGAGAAAAAATTGCTTTAGTTGGTCCCACGGGGGCGGGAAAAAGTTCGATTATTCGGCTGCTGTGTCGTCTCTACGAACCGACACGAGGACGAATATTAGTCGATGGAGTTGATATTCGAGATATTCCACAAGCAGAATTGCGCTGTCGGATGGGTGTGATTCTGCAAGAAGGTTTTATCTTTGCTGGGGACGTGAAAAGTAACATTACGCTAGGGGATACTTACACTTTTGATGAAATTCGCGCCGCCGCAGAGAATACGAATGTGGCACAGTTTATCGAGCAGTTACCCCAAGGATACGATACTCAGTTGCGAGAGCGCGGTACGAATCTTTCTAGCGGACAAAAGCAATTGTTGGCGTTTGCTCGTGCAGCAATTCGTAACCCTCACATTCTCGTACTAGACGAAGCTACAGCTAGTTTGGATGTGGGTACGGAAGCATATATTCAAGATGCCTTAGAGCGCTTGCTAGAGGGGCGAACGTCGATTATTATTGCTCACCGTCTTTCAACTATTCGTAATGTGGATCGAATTTTTGTTTTGAAGCGGGGCGAATTAGTAGAGTCTGGGACTCATGAGGAGTTGATACAACTTGGCGGCTTATATGCTGGATTACACCAGTTGCAGATGTTAGGTACATAA
- a CDS encoding amino acid adenylation domain-containing protein, with the protein MKVTTIETAYPLSSMQQGMLFHSLHAQQSGVDIEQVICSIRDRFNISAFIQAWQRVVERHPVLRTSFDWKSDRQPLQCVHLQPTIEIEREDWRSLSAIEQEQQLQVYLQRDRAFGFQMDRLPLMRLALLQLGDCDYRLIWTFHHAILDGRSLHIVLTEVFAFYDAFCLGEDLEIPQPRPYQDYIQWLQQDWSETTNFWQHLLKGFTAPTPLIATSTLAKTLNTDLTIVARSFGDRQLRLSEQTTAILKSLAQQHQLTLNTLVQGAWAILLSRYSRETDIVFGATRACRHSSVAGAESMVGLLINTLPVRVDVSPEQQLLPWLKELRSQWVTLRDYEHTPLVKIQGWSDVPSGTPLFNSLLVFENYELNSALGAQGSRWQNLDFRLEEQTNYPLTLVSCAASELLLKLKYDRQRFDDATIERMLGHLQTLLSSMVTNPGQRIGELSILTTAERDRIVREWNDTETDFSQELCIHQLFEAQVELTPEAVAVVFEDRQLTYRELNWRVNQLARHLQQLGVKPGVLVAVYLERSLETVITVMGILKAGGAYVPLEPSFPKARIQLLLSSLAINCLVTQTSLLPNIDEIQSQLPALQHLICLDAEDSQAIPPIPPCEGGLAKLSPPYEGGLGGSEKPFNRQIWLRADLDRLPTDNLPLSASSDDVAYVIFTSGSTGTPKGVVVRHQPVINLIQWVNKTFAVNSCDRVLFVTSLCFDLSVYDIFGLLAAGGSIRVVSNRDVQDPEALLRILRDEPITFWDSAPPALQQLATFFPTVTWGDRHPQLRLVFMSGDWIPVKLPDALKATLPGVEVISLGGATEATVWSNYYPIQTVEPHWVSIPYGKPIQNARYYILDADLNPCPVGVAGELHIGGKCLASGYLNQPDLTAQKFIPDPFNDNPTARLYKTGDLARYLSDGNIEFLGRIDHQVKIRGFRIELGEIETVLAQHPQVRETVILVREDEPGHKRLVAYVVGHQPVPGTSELRRFLQERLPEYMVPVAFVAIAEIPLTSNGKVDRRALPIPDRERPNLEKAFAAPSNAVELQLTQIWSEILGIQSIGINDNFFELGGHSLLAVQLFTQIESKFGTKLPLATLFQAPTIEQLANIVGCGEQLVSWSSLVAIQPHGDRYPLFCIHALGGNVLGYQKLVRHLGVEQPVYGLQARGLDGKQNPHTKVEDMAADYIQEMQTVQPNAPYLLCGFSSGGTVAFEYYSCR; encoded by the coding sequence ATGAAAGTAACAACTATAGAAACTGCGTACCCACTTTCATCGATGCAGCAAGGAATGCTGTTTCATAGCCTCCACGCTCAACAATCTGGAGTCGATATCGAGCAGGTAATTTGTTCGATCCGCGATCGCTTCAATATTTCTGCTTTTATTCAAGCATGGCAGCGAGTTGTGGAACGCCACCCAGTTTTAAGAACAAGCTTTGATTGGAAAAGCGATCGCCAACCATTACAATGCGTCCACCTACAACCCACTATTGAAATAGAACGAGAAGATTGGCGTAGCTTGTCAGCGATAGAACAAGAACAACAGTTGCAAGTATATCTTCAGCGCGATCGCGCCTTTGGCTTTCAGATGGATCGCTTGCCATTAATGCGTTTAGCTCTGTTACAGCTCGGCGATTGTGACTACCGCTTGATTTGGACTTTTCATCATGCCATATTAGACGGTCGGTCTTTGCATATAGTCCTTACAGAAGTTTTTGCTTTTTACGATGCTTTCTGCCTGGGAGAGGACTTAGAAATACCACAACCTCGTCCTTATCAAGATTACATCCAATGGTTGCAGCAAGATTGGTCAGAAACTACAAACTTCTGGCAGCACTTACTCAAAGGCTTTACCGCACCAACTCCATTAATAGCTACCTCAACATTAGCTAAAACCTTAAATACAGACTTAACAATCGTCGCTCGCAGTTTTGGCGATCGCCAACTTCGACTGTCAGAGCAAACGACAGCGATATTAAAATCTTTAGCACAACAACACCAGCTCACGCTTAACACTTTGGTACAGGGAGCTTGGGCTATACTACTGAGCCGCTATAGTCGCGAAACCGATATTGTCTTTGGAGCCACTAGAGCCTGCCGTCACTCATCTGTAGCTGGGGCTGAGTCTATGGTAGGACTGCTGATTAATACCCTACCAGTGCGGGTAGACGTATCGCCAGAGCAGCAGCTTTTACCGTGGTTGAAAGAATTGCGATCGCAGTGGGTAACTTTGCGCGACTACGAACATACTCCTTTAGTCAAGATTCAAGGTTGGAGCGATGTTCCAAGTGGTACGCCTCTATTTAATAGCCTTTTGGTATTTGAAAACTACGAATTGAATTCGGCTTTAGGCGCTCAAGGTAGTCGATGGCAAAATCTAGACTTCCGATTAGAAGAACAAACAAATTATCCGCTCACCTTAGTTAGCTGTGCCGCATCAGAACTTTTACTCAAACTCAAATACGATCGACAAAGATTCGACGATGCGACGATCGAGCGAATGCTAGGACATTTGCAAACCTTGCTGTCAAGCATGGTGACAAATCCCGGGCAGCGCATCGGAGAATTGTCAATATTGACAACGGCAGAACGCGATCGCATCGTGCGGGAATGGAACGACACCGAGACAGACTTTTCCCAAGAGCTTTGTATCCATCAGTTATTTGAAGCACAGGTAGAACTGACACCCGAAGCCGTTGCCGTTGTTTTTGAAGATCGACAACTCACCTACAGAGAACTGAACTGGAGAGTCAATCAGCTAGCACGGCATCTACAGCAATTAGGTGTGAAGCCAGGAGTACTAGTTGCCGTATATTTAGAGCGATCGCTAGAGACAGTCATAACAGTCATGGGAATTTTGAAAGCAGGGGGTGCATACGTACCGCTCGAACCTAGTTTTCCCAAAGCACGGATTCAACTATTGCTTTCTTCACTGGCAATTAATTGTTTGGTGACGCAAACTTCGCTACTGCCAAATATTGACGAGATTCAATCTCAACTTCCGGCGCTACAACACCTAATTTGTTTGGATGCTGAAGATTCGCAAGCGATCCCCCCTATCCCCCCTTGTGAAGGGGGGTTGGCAAAATTAAGCCCCCCTTATGAAGGGGGGTTGGGGGGATCTGAAAAACCATTCAATCGCCAAATTTGGCTGCGTGCCGATCTCGATCGGCTCCCTACAGACAATTTACCTCTGTCCGCTAGCTCAGATGATGTCGCCTACGTCATTTTTACCTCTGGTTCCACCGGAACGCCTAAAGGTGTTGTGGTTCGCCATCAACCTGTCATCAACTTAATTCAGTGGGTTAACAAAACTTTTGCCGTCAACTCCTGCGACAGAGTTTTGTTCGTCACATCTTTGTGCTTCGATCTGTCAGTTTATGATATCTTCGGGCTTTTAGCCGCAGGTGGATCGATTCGAGTTGTGTCTAACCGTGATGTACAAGATCCAGAAGCTTTGTTGCGCATATTGCGTGACGAGCCAATTACATTCTGGGACTCAGCACCACCTGCACTACAACAGCTTGCTACTTTTTTCCCTACTGTCACATGGGGCGATCGCCATCCACAACTACGACTAGTATTTATGAGCGGTGACTGGATACCAGTAAAGTTACCGGATGCGCTCAAAGCTACGCTCCCAGGAGTTGAAGTCATTAGTCTCGGCGGAGCAACCGAAGCCACAGTCTGGTCTAACTATTATCCGATTCAAACAGTCGAGCCGCATTGGGTAAGTATTCCCTACGGTAAACCAATACAAAATGCTCGCTATTATATTCTCGATGCCGATCTCAACCCCTGTCCGGTTGGCGTGGCTGGAGAGTTACATATCGGTGGCAAATGTCTCGCCTCTGGCTATTTAAATCAGCCCGATCTCACTGCACAAAAATTCATTCCTGACCCCTTTAATGACAATCCAACAGCACGACTCTACAAGACGGGAGACTTAGCCCGCTATCTATCAGACGGCAACATTGAATTTCTCGGTCGCATCGACCATCAAGTCAAGATTCGCGGTTTTCGCATCGAGTTGGGAGAAATTGAAACCGTACTGGCACAACACCCGCAAGTGAGAGAAACTGTCATCTTAGTACGAGAAGATGAGCCAGGACATAAGCGACTAGTAGCGTATGTCGTAGGACATCAGCCTGTACCTGGTACAAGCGAACTGCGACGTTTCCTTCAGGAAAGATTGCCAGAGTACATGGTTCCTGTTGCTTTCGTAGCGATCGCCGAAATCCCGCTCACTTCTAACGGTAAAGTAGACCGTCGCGCTTTGCCAATTCCCGATCGCGAGCGACCCAATCTAGAAAAGGCTTTTGCTGCTCCTAGCAACGCCGTGGAACTCCAGTTAACTCAAATTTGGTCGGAGATTTTAGGCATTCAATCAATTGGAATCAACGATAATTTCTTCGAGCTAGGGGGACATTCGCTGTTAGCCGTACAACTATTTACCCAAATCGAAAGCAAGTTTGGGACAAAACTCCCCCTAGCAACTTTGTTTCAAGCGCCGACAATCGAGCAGCTAGCAAATATAGTCGGTTGCGGGGAACAGTTAGTTTCTTGGTCTTCATTAGTAGCAATTCAACCTCACGGAGATCGATATCCTTTATTCTGCATCCACGCACTGGGGGGAAACGTTCTTGGCTACCAAAAGCTAGTTCGTCATCTGGGTGTGGAACAACCTGTTTATGGATTGCAAGCACGGGGGTTAGATGGTAAACAAAACCCTCACACCAAAGTTGAAGATATGGCAGCCGATTATATTCAAGAAATGCAGACGGTTCAGCCCAATGCTCCCTATCTGTTATGTGGCTTTTCCAGTGGAGGTACGGTAGCTTTTGAGTATTACAGTTGTAGATAA